The sequence below is a genomic window from Acidobacteriota bacterium.
GTGGTCTCCGCCGTCTCCGGCGAGCGAGGCGAGGAAATCGACAGCGGCGCCGCAACCGGCGATACCCTCGTGGTTCTGGGTGCCCGTCTCGAGCCGGTCCGGGGCGTTCTCCGGCGCGGGGCGCAGCTTCGGGGCGTCGAGCGCCTCGAGAAGCGCGCGCTTCCCCCACAGAACGCCCGCGTGCGGGCCGTAGAACTTGTACGGCGAGCAGGCGAGGAAGTCCGCGCCGAGCGCCTTCACGTCCACGAGCGCGTGAGGCGCGTAGTGGACGGCGTCTACGAAGGCGAGGGAGCCGTTCGCGTGCGCAAGGGCGGCCACGCGCGCGACGTCGTTGATGGTCCCGACCGCGTTCGACGCCGCGCCGATCGCGACGAGGCGGGTCCTCTTCGTCAGGAGCCGGCCGAGGGCGCCGAGGTCGAGCCGCGCCTCCCCCGGCACGAGCGGCGCCGCCTTCACGACGACCCCGAAGTCCCTCTCGAGAGCGCGCCACGGGTCGACGTTCGCGTGGTGGTCGAGCTCCGTGACGACGACCTCGTCGCCCGCGGCCCAGCCCCGTGCGAGCGCGCGGGCGAGGTGGAACGTCAGCGTCGTCATGTTCGCGCCGAAGACGACCTCGGACGGGTCGCCGCCCAGGAAAGCCGCGAGGGCCCCGCGCGATGCCGTGATCATCGCGTCCGTCTCGAGGCTCGTCGGGTAAAGCCAATGCGTGTTCGCGTTGTGCCGGAGGAGGTAGTCCGTCATCGCGTCCGCGACGGCGCGCGGCACCTGGGTGCCACCCGGGCCGTCGAAGAAGGCGACGGGAATACCGCCTTCGCGGCGCTCGAGGGCCGGGAAGTGCGAACGGATCGAGGCGACGGAGGCAACGTCGGTCTGTGTGGCGGACATGCCCCGGATTATCCGCCCGCGGCTCCGTCCTCTTCGCCGAAGACGTCGGCCGTGAACGTCGAGATCGCCGTGCGCGAATCCCGCCACGCGTCGGCGGGCAGGCCGGCCTTGCGGCACGAATGGCCGAGGAACGCGGGAACGTCCCAGCCCCATTCCAGCGGCACCTGAGGCAGGAGGAGCCCGCGGTGGGGGCCGCGCTCGACGAGGAGGCCGTGGACGCCGACCTTCACCTCACGGAGCGGGTCGGAGACGGGGACGAACGGCGTGAGAACCGAGATCTCGAGCCGGAGGTGCGGGAACTCGTCCGGTGTCGCGGGCGGAAAGCGTGGGTCCTCGAGGAGCGCGTGGACGGCGTTCGCTTCGACGTCCGCCCAGAGGGGACGCACGGGCTCGACGCTCCCGATGCAGCCGCGCAGCTGCCCGTCCCGCTTCCACGTCACGAACGACATGCCCGGGGAAAGAAGAGCCTTCGAAGGGTCGGACGGGTGCGGCTCGTTCGTCGAGAGGCCGAGCGCGGCCCGGGCAGCGCGCCGCGCTCTGGCGAGGAGCTCGGAACGTTCGCGAACCGAAAGCACCTGACTCAGCCCCCTTTCATCGGAAAACCCGGGCGCCCGAAGGGCGCTCTTTCTCACGGAGCCTGAGCGACCTCGGTTCCCGGATAGTAATGCGCCAGGATCTCGCGATACGTCCGCCCCGAGAGCGCCATCCCGAACGCGCCCGTCTGGCAAAGGCCGACGCCATGGCCCCAGCCGCGGCCGTAGAACGTGAAGACGCGCTCCCCGTCCTCGTCCTTGCCCACGACGACGTTGAAGAGGTTCTCGGGGAGCCCGAGCGCGAAACGGATCTCGAGCCCCGTGAGCGTGACCGTGCCCTTCGCCGTCGCGACCGCGACGGTGCGCGCGCGCCCCGAGACGCCGCGGGACGTCACGGCGACACCCGTCGGGTCCGCCGCCGTGCGCGTCCCCTCGCGCTCGCGGAGCTTCGCTCCCAGCTCCTTCGAAGTGAAGCGGCGCGTCCAGTGCTCCCACGCGGACTCGCGGTCGTACGCGCCGGCCGCGGGAGCGGGCGGAAATACGACTCCAACGGCCTTGCCGTCGCGGACGAAGACACGGACCTTGTCGCCGGGGAAGAACCGGTGCGACGCGACCTGGGCCAGGGCCTCGTTGCCGCCGGAGAAGAGAAGCATTTCTTCTGAAAGTGAATAGGGAGAGCGCCCTTTGGCGGACTTCACTTCGATTCCGGTTTCGTCGCTCCTCGTGATGCGGCCTTCCACGTCCTCGAAGTCGCCCATCCGGGCGAGCAGGACGGCGTAGATGCCGGCGGCTTCCTCGGGCTTCAGCGCGCGGTCCGTCGGCAGCGCCGTCCCGCCCCCGAGCTGGAAGCGCTGAATCGCGGCGAACGACGCCTTCGCCTTCTCCGACCAGTTCGACGGAAGTCCCTCTCGTTCGCTTCCCTCGCCCAGCACCGCCGTATCGAACCCGGCAGCCGCCGCGATCTCCAAATAGACGGCGGGCACCGAGAGGGGATGGGGACGCGAGGCCCCATGCGCGGCGACCCCGAGCCTCTGCTGCAGCGTTTCACGCGCCTTCTGAGAAATTTTCGCTCCCTCTCCCCCTCCG
It includes:
- a CDS encoding SpoIID/LytB domain-containing protein, producing MNRLALPAGLAVALALAGCAAPPAPVVAPPPATPAAAPTPLPTPASTPAAAPRLAPLPSPSLNVSLSVDRSSAAFPAGDWVLAAGERVERRRGPLVVAPASGGLRVTDDGAASDWPSPVEIALTNGGLVPWADATYRGRLSLRATPRGTLHVINRVGLEDYLKGVVPSEMGPRVYDEVEALKAQAVAARSYAAKHRGQFAAEGYDLCATPRCQVYSGASAESPLSTRAVEETAGEVLLWKGAVADTLFTSTCGGRTENAPDVMAGYAKVDAPYLASVACFGETAQALESSAPAKKGTVTLLGARGRALAVSFGGGEGAKISQKARETLQQRLGVAAHGASRPHPLSVPAVYLEIAAAAGFDTAVLGEGSEREGLPSNWSEKAKASFAAIQRFQLGGGTALPTDRALKPEEAAGIYAVLLARMGDFEDVEGRITRSDETGIEVKSAKGRSPYSLSEEMLLFSGGNEALAQVASHRFFPGDKVRVFVRDGKAVGVVFPPAPAAGAYDRESAWEHWTRRFTSKELGAKLREREGTRTAADPTGVAVTSRGVSGRARTVAVATAKGTVTLTGLEIRFALGLPENLFNVVVGKDEDGERVFTFYGRGWGHGVGLCQTGAFGMALSGRTYREILAHYYPGTEVAQAP
- the amrA gene encoding AmmeMemoRadiSam system protein A, whose amino-acid sequence is MLSVRERSELLARARRAARAALGLSTNEPHPSDPSKALLSPGMSFVTWKRDGQLRGCIGSVEPVRPLWADVEANAVHALLEDPRFPPATPDEFPHLRLEISVLTPFVPVSDPLREVKVGVHGLLVERGPHRGLLLPQVPLEWGWDVPAFLGHSCRKAGLPADAWRDSRTAISTFTADVFGEEDGAAGG
- a CDS encoding cysteine desulfurase-like protein is translated as MSATQTDVASVASIRSHFPALERREGGIPVAFFDGPGGTQVPRAVADAMTDYLLRHNANTHWLYPTSLETDAMITASRGALAAFLGGDPSEVVFGANMTTLTFHLARALARGWAAGDEVVVTELDHHANVDPWRALERDFGVVVKAAPLVPGEARLDLGALGRLLTKRTRLVAIGAASNAVGTINDVARVAALAHANGSLAFVDAVHYAPHALVDVKALGADFLACSPYKFYGPHAGVLWGKRALLEALDAPKLRPAPENAPDRLETGTQNHEGIAGCGAAVDFLASLAGDGGDHRARLARTFAALHARGEALLARMWNGLSQIPGVTLYGPPPGAPRTPTVGFSVKGWTSAAVAHALVPGGLYVSNGDFYATTLVEKLGRGADGLVRAGAACYTTEDEVDRLVLAVSRLSPRGH